The sequence gtgacttagaatatgattcttattaatgggagcacagttccctgggtatccaatccagtgctctgccttgggcattgaaactaacccacagttcaaccctgtattataaaatccagtagactcatgtccttgtcgtttatataaatctattaatgcttgtcaagttccttgtatctagtgttgatgtacaacagacgctctccttgttccactacctaaccataatctattgttccagatattaaggaatgtacgcttcatataactacacaacgttatgccaagaaggataccagattaccctgattatctttgttatattaatacatggtgttcaattggttctatatccacaatagttatcatcttaactatctctgcattaagtatagtggtatccagcgtatatttgaaaaaccaacatttgtatacaagctgtacgaatatcatgacattcactttggtagtcgccttcttaatgttagtctgtacggatacacggatcggattcttgttgggcctggcacctgtttagtaactggatgaaacgctttttacgcctggtatgcatggataatactcgactcttctatagtttaaccgctactgctgggactgtatattatgttacttacggtagtactatcaagcctcttcttccaaatagatttcatggaaaacctaaaattcgcatgtttgattgacatttagccgctaatatacaatcatccaagatatatttatctatcgcaggttcggtctaatgtcccgttatactatatagatcacatggcttctggtactttgagatcatgctacggcgagaagggaagtgtgtttcaaagaaaagggatgtttagccggaagttagcgtctaaatatataaccgatagtctcaacttagatgcacagatggacataattaatccttgtacggtttgtacctacttgactcctcagtttaagttaaggagtcctttgtttacagcttgtaccgttacttcAGGAGCATacgttaaattcgatgatcttatgtgttcactcaaatcgaataaacaaagacattatagttcctagaatactgaagatgactccggttatgagatacagacaaccaagttctttatgattgcagtacaccaccaccccactggactgcttaagacagctaaaagtgttggatttcaatatcacggtaatcatgtttgcttggaagctgtagtcattataactattgatttagtataagcatagaaccaatccggtagtaagatatacgatagtagctaatctaccatataagatataagtcgcttgtggaatagcactaccaataataatcaagaagatcatactgtatacccaaataattacccatccactgactacatttcgagtcataaaatgttgtcgtatcaacattcgagtattcaaagctcgaatttcagataaaaagctaagttaatgagagaggacataaatactaacaaaccaccggttttggatgggattacttttaacaccgcataatatgctaaaaagtaccattcaggtacgatatgaagcggagttacaaaccggttcactggtatggagttatctgggtgcgataattcgacatagctgtgatgttaaggagcataggagatgctacacgccttaattggtactgcattgatataattatcgtacaagcactcagctagttattgaaaacacttcccttctcgccgttagcatgatctcaaagtaccagaagccatgtgatctatatagtataacgggacattagaccgaacctgcgatagataaatatatcttggatgattgtatattagcggctaaatgtcaatcaaacatgcgaattttaggttttccatgaaatctatttggaagaagaggcttgatagtactaccgtaagtacataatatacagtcccagcagtagcggttaaactatagaagagtcgagtattatccatgcataccaggcgtaaaaagcgttcatccagttactaaacaggtgccaggccaacaagaatccgatccgtgtattccgtacagactaacattaagaaggcgactaccaaagtgaatgtcatgatattcgtacagcttgtatacaaatgttggtttttcaaatatacgctggataccactatacttaatgcacttaacatgatggtcatgaaaagcacaagagaacttggatccggtaaacaaagaccttcaagatctaaaccagtagtccaactcgtagtatatactccccagaaaaaggtagtttatatcaacctaggaatcccattttagtaagtgtaacatggagtctagcttcagttgttatctgattggtattgcatgcctggtgacttagaatatgattcttattaatggagcacagttccctgggtatccaatccagtgctctgccttgggcattgaaactaacccacagttcaaccctgtattataaaatccagtagactcatgtccttgtcgtttatataaatctattaatgcttgtcaagttccttgtatctagttagctcactgcgtacttaggatcagaccaaaagagttcactaatggtactagaaaatagtgagatcgcgttagttcttgggaaaacgacttccgaaccaccaatatatattggtacaaagaagttaccatatcctccgtacaaagcaggcattaagaacataaagatcatagctaggccatgtatcgttattatcacattataagtagctatcgtctctgtacaaatgatccgcgatccagaacttgtataactcaaatcgaataaacaaagacattatagttcctagaatactgaagatgactccggttatgagatacagacaaccaagtttctttatgattgcagtacaccaccaccccactggactgcttaagacagctaaaagtgttgatttcaatatcacggtaatcatgtttgcttggaagctgtagtcatttataactattgatttagtataagcatagaaccaatccggtagtaagatatacgatagtagctaatctaccatataagatataagtcgcttgtgaATAGCACTAcccaataataatcaagaagatcatactgtatacccaaataattacccatccactgactacatttcgagtcataaaatgttgtcgtatcaacattcgagtattcaaagctcgaatttcagataaaagagctaagttaatgagagaggacataaatactaacaaaccaccggttttggatgggattacttttaacaccgcataatatgctaaaaagtaccattcaggtacgatatgaagcggagttacaaaccggttcactggtatggagttatctgggtgcgataattcaatcaaaccaaaagccgtttgtaagaaaattaaaccaattagataatattGTAGATaggaacaaactgtctccagacgtttcttaacccagctcacgattacatctgacggtgaactagcgttcctaactgaatttgtttcaataacaaggagtaatgagccgacatggaggtgctgatacaatcgaggattagaactcccaatattatctgacctgttatccccggcgtaccttacgaccgttatatgatttagagatagaattAATGtgattaatatccacatggtttctacaaagtgtagatataaaatagtgaatggttctgtaaagatcttgcataacatacctttagatttgcttagcattatagagcttgtagcatgtaagtaactaaagaactatagatactttgagtgaagaatacaaggatagctccaacaataacatggctaaaatgtataccagttaagatgaaaagtccattaccaaatgcattatcattaatataaagagatagtcctaagtattccgtacagactaacattaagaaggcgactaccaaagtgaatgtcatgatattcgtacagcttgtatacaaatgttggtttttcaaatatacgctggataccactatacttaatgcagagcata comes from Besnoitia besnoiti strain Bb-Ger1 chromosome Unknown contig00030, whole genome shotgun sequence and encodes:
- a CDS encoding uncharacterized protein (encoded by transcript BESB_050860), which encodes MWILITLILSLNHITVVSYTSSGSRIICTETIATYNVIITIHGLAMIFMFLMPALYGGYGNFFVPIYIGGSEVVFPRTNAISLFSSTISELFWSDPKYAVS
- a CDS encoding uncharacterized protein (encoded by transcript BESB_050850), producing MVFNWFYIHNSYHLNYLCIKYSGIQRIFEKPTFVYKLYEYHDIHFGSRLLNVSLYGYTDRILVGPGTCLVTG